Part of the Candidatus Chlorohelix allophototropha genome, GCCGTATCTGAAGCGCGTGCGGCTAACCTTGAGGAAGTTACGGTAGAAATGGTGATGAAAGCGCTACCTCAAGTTATGCGATAAACAGTAGCTTTATAAAGGACGTGGGTAACTGCGTCCTTTTTTTGATTTCAAGGCATAATAAGAGGGGGCGAAGTTTTGTACCTCTCCCCCTCTAAATAAATCAACTATTTTAAGCGCCGATCGCCATGTTGATTACCTTGAAAACCAGCACAATTGCAGTCATTCCCAGATAGCCCCACATACAAAGCATTGCCAGATTCTTAGTAGTTGACCAGATTGGTTTAGGCAGACTATTCAAAGGACTCATCCGCCAGCTATTTTTATCTAGTTTTGGCTCTCTAACCATACCTTCATTCTTTTTCTGCCGACTGATGAAGGCGATTACTCCAGTGATCAGCAACCCAACGGTGAGAATTGTCGCCAGAATAAGCGAAAGGATGGTTACATCAATTTCCGGGAAAACTGTGGTTATTGCCATCACAAATGATAGCATCATCAGTACCCCGATTATAACTGTGCCAATAACGTTTAACCAAGTCGGGTTAGTCCATGGACCTAACACATGTTTGTCGTTGCACAGCAGCAGTAGAAAGACCGTTGCGCTGGGCAATAGCAATCCGGCTAAAGCTTGTACACCCATAGTAATCAGCCCAAGAGGGGCATTAGGGATTAGCACTATTGCTGCCGCTACTATTACTAACCCTGCATAAAGCACATAGAATAGCCGCGCATCCTTGAAATTGCGATGCAGCGAATGTTTAATACCAAAGGTGTCGCCAAAGGCATAAGCGGTGGACAGCGAAACGGCGGCGGCTCCAATTATAGAGGCGTTAAGCAAAAAGATTGAGAACATCGCGCCCATCCAGAAACCGGATACATCGGCAAAGCCCTTGGCTACTGCACCGGCATCACTGAACTGTCCGTGAAAAGAAGTTCCGTTAAAGGCAAAGGCAGCCGCAATAATCAGGGCGGCGGCTCCAAAAGCTGTAATGAAAGCGCCGATATAGGTATCCATTTGTTCGTACTTAATCCAGCGCGGGGTGATGCGTTTGTCAATTACATTGGATTGCTGGAAGAATAGTTGCCAAGGTGCAACCGTAGTACCTACGATTCCGATAATCAACAGCAAAGCTTTTGAATCAAATTTACCCTCAAGACCCGGAATGAATGTATCATGCATAATCTGTCCGGCTGAAGGATGGCAGAAAATTATCAATAGCGGAACTAAAATCAGGTTAAGTGCGATAAAGAGATACATAAAACGTTCCCAGCGGCGGAAACTGCCGGTTATCACCATAATAATCAGCAAAGCGGCTGAAACCGGAACCGAAATAGCTTGCTCAACTCCAAAAAAGCTCAACGCCATCGCAATACCGATAAATTCAGTTACAATGGTTAGGAAGTTTAGAAGGAACAGGTCTCCAATCGAGAAAGCCGCCCAGAATTTACCGAAGCGTTCCAGAATCAAGCGTGCATGCCCTACGCCTGTGACTGCACCGAGACGAACAACCATTTCCTGATTAACAATCAAAACCGGGATGAGTAAAACAATTACCCATAAAAGACTGGTTCCATAGTTCTGCCCTGCTTGGGAATAGGTCGCAACTCCACCAGCATCGTTGTCGCCCACCATCGCGATCAAGCCGGGTCCCATGATTGCCAACATGGTCAGGATTTTCTGTTTCAAGGAGCGGCGCGGGGTGGTATCGTTCACCCGGATGGTGCCCAACGCGCCTTTGATGTCGCCCAGATGTGCCTCATCCAGCACAGCGCTCCGAGCGACGGAGACATTTGGCTCAATCAACGAGACGTTTTCATTTATGGTCATAGCTTCACCTCTTCCTTCTGCTTGAAATTCAGATAGTAAATCCATTTTTCCTCTTACATTGCTACTTAATTAAGCGTATTGCTCGCCCTCTCGCTTGATAGAGACTACTCAGGAGAGCCGATAAGCAGCGCAAAACAACACGGTAATTTCCAATGCGTCATTGCACCAAGAACCGACTATCCCCAGAAACGATCTAGGGAGTTAGAGCTATTCTTTTTACCTGTAATACCCGTTGTGCTGCAATGTTAATTAACGAACCAAGAGGGTGCAGGCTGAAAAACTAAGTAGCATGTGGAAGAAAATGCGGGAAATAACGGAAGGTAAATGCGCTAATAGCGCAGAAGAGATAAAAGGAGGTGAAGCCAATAATATTAAAGGTTACGCTACCTTTACCTCCTTACCTTGGGTTTTCCCAAAGTCTTCCAAGTTACTACGGTCTGCATCCATAAAAGGATGACTCCTTTCACTAAGCCGATAGTTACAATTGTTCCTTATAGGAAAGCGGGAACAACTACTAAATATGCATGTAACGATCAGTAAATCAATAACCTTATCAAGTTATTTATAACATTTTCGATGGTATTAGTCAACCCCTTGTGGTAAAATTCACAATTAAATATTGGTAACGAGTTTAAAATCAATGTGTTAAAAAACGATTATTACTCAACTCTAACACTACTAATTAGCCTGTGCTATCTATGATTCTAACCCTTCATTCTGTAGGGTAGTAGCATCATAACCTGATCTAATATTAGAATATCATTAATCTATTGACTTAATTCTATTCCCAAACATACAATGATTATAAGTACCTATACTTTTGCTGGCTTGTTC contains:
- a CDS encoding Nramp family divalent metal transporter, with product MTINENVSLIEPNVSVARSAVLDEAHLGDIKGALGTIRVNDTTPRRSLKQKILTMLAIMGPGLIAMVGDNDAGGVATYSQAGQNYGTSLLWVIVLLIPVLIVNQEMVVRLGAVTGVGHARLILERFGKFWAAFSIGDLFLLNFLTIVTEFIGIAMALSFFGVEQAISVPVSAALLIIMVITGSFRRWERFMYLFIALNLILVPLLIIFCHPSAGQIMHDTFIPGLEGKFDSKALLLIIGIVGTTVAPWQLFFQQSNVIDKRITPRWIKYEQMDTYIGAFITAFGAAALIIAAAFAFNGTSFHGQFSDAGAVAKGFADVSGFWMGAMFSIFLLNASIIGAAAVSLSTAYAFGDTFGIKHSLHRNFKDARLFYVLYAGLVIVAAAIVLIPNAPLGLITMGVQALAGLLLPSATVFLLLLCNDKHVLGPWTNPTWLNVIGTVIIGVLMMLSFVMAITTVFPEIDVTILSLILATILTVGLLITGVIAFISRQKKNEGMVREPKLDKNSWRMSPLNSLPKPIWSTTKNLAMLCMWGYLGMTAIVLVFKVINMAIGA